The Tigriopus californicus strain San Diego chromosome 10, Tcal_SD_v2.1, whole genome shotgun sequence region TTGTGATCGGATTTATTTTGTTTAACCTCGAAATATATGTAAAAGGCTCCTCAAGACCAACGGCTCGTGAAACTTAAAGGTGACCCAAGTGTCGCTCAATGGCGTTATGAGCCGTGGTCATGCCTTCAAAATGCTCCGGCTGCCCATAGAGGTCGTCGAAGGTGATGGTCTCGTCCCGCCCACTGAGTACATCGGCCAAGAGATTGGATCGATTGGTGATACAGGGCAAATGGCCCACTTTGGACACGGCCgccttttccatttgaaggCGGAGCGGGGCGTGAAGTCCTTGGAGCGAGCGGAGCTCGGCCATTTGGTTCTTCTCCAGATTGGCGTGATACAAACGCTCGGATTCCTCTAAAGGATGGCCCTTTTGACGTTGGTCCTTGTTGCGCTGAAGGCCAAAGGTCATGGGATCCTTGAGACCGTAGTTGATTTGGGTGGAGTCCATGCTGGTGAGGGATGGAGAGGGCAAAAACCGTGGTGAGAAGGACTTGCTTGAATTTGGGTGACTGAAGTTCAGCAGCTCCTGAATGAGTCGGCGAATCTGGTGTTCTAGACTTGTAGTATGTatgggtgagtgagtgtggCCGATAGTCGGTCCGTAcacgataaacgttattctccaccgattagttgggggtgctcatttttaaatttgtgacaaactgttagaacggtttggagagagagtttaagggctattaatatcattttaggttaggttgggttaggttaggtaaggttaggttaggtttgatacggttaggttaagtttaaaaaagtagcatcgccaactaatcggtggagaataacgtttaccgtcTGTAGCCTCTGTACAGAATGTTTGTGCTGACTCAGGGTGGTCAGAAGGAAAACTAAAATAAGTGTAACGAGAAGGCAAACGCATGTGAATTGATTACAGCAGGTCACAGTTGTGAGTCACAATAACAAGGTTTCGGCATTGTCCGTTAAAAAAGGTTAGCAGGGAATAAAGGCTACAATAACCCATTGATTATGAAATAGACAAGATTAGTAAGTTAGTCTAACAACGAAGTAATTAATAAGATAGAATCAGGGCGGCTAAATTTAACCTCCAGTTGTGACGATGACCATGCAAAATTTGGTAACACAAGAATTAATATAATGGTAAACCTAAGACTCTTCCATTCAAGGTCACTAAAATGAGCATTATACCGCCCGAAAATAATCGTTATTCTGTGGAAACCTTTTTGTCACGGCCCTGAGCAGCTTTGTCAGGACACCGATACGGCTAGAGGCCAAGTTTGTTATATATAGATAATGGAGTACTTTAAATGTTGCATCTATTCTGTCCAAACTTACGGTAAATCAAGGAAACCTTTCACTAAAGGAGTGGCCATCGGCTGAGCTTGATCGATTTTGCTTCTTTGTCAAACTTCTTTGACAgatcagagagacctttaactagaggagtggacatcacTGATGATCAGTGGAGCTAGAccgaattttctttttgtcacagcttTTTGACCGAGTCATGAATCGAACCAGGCAGTAAAGTACTAGCATTTCAGACCAAACTACACATCTTTTATTGTATTCATAATGacctattcttaaaactctaAACTTTTTGTTACATAAACCAGAAACTTTCGATACTTTCATTTAAAGTACGATAGCTTAACATTCTGGCATAAAAAAAACCacgatttgttttcttttaaatcgcTTTTTAATAATGTATGGCAGTATCCCTTATGACTTTTGGGGTGCTGAAATAATGCTATCACAAAATGGCCTCCTAGCTTCGCCAATTTCCATGTACAATCCTGCTGTTAAAGGCATCCTTGGACAGACACATTAATAATGGAAACAGGCGGAAAGGTTGAGGGCAAGACGCACACTTAATATATTAATATATATAGATATTAATATTCATAATTATGTAATACTACATGAATCAGAAACTTCCGAGAAATTCATTCAGTTACAttaagtttcttgaaaatattgtcATCGAAAAGTGGCCTATCTTCGTCAATTGcaatgtccaatcctcctctCACAGGTATCGTGGTATTGTGATAATCCCACTCCGAATGGCTTCCTTTCTTCCTTCAACCATATTTAAATATTCTATCATAAACTGAATTTCTGCCAATGCGTTTCAAAAATAGCTACTTTTCACGAGATTGGCCTCGACTAGAGACTAGCCCTCTAGCCTCGACGGAGGCCACCTCTGGGAACGCTGGCCCTGAGCTAcaactaaaaaaaagaatcacaCACGCCCCCTAATAACAGGGCGACTAAACCCAGTTCGGTAGAGTTAGATACATTTTATGAAATCGTTGAAATGTCCGTTATAAATCTATACAATTAGCTCTGAAGTCAGTTTTTATTGGCTGATGGGAGTTACTATTTGTCCACCTTCCGTTTTGGTCAAGTGTGTCCCATATTCCAAATTTCCCctgaatttcaaattctaaTTTTTCTTTGTAATCGGGCGCTTCTCCATGAAACGCATCAGTTGCAGAACATCAGGTGGAAGTTGTCTGTCTTATGCTTATATAGTGATGCGGAGTGCGGACTGACAGGAGTTCTTCTGTTTAGTAAGTGACGGACTCACCTACCTGACCTGTTCAACCCACTTGCCATTGCTAAAAGCAAGCGAGTCAAAGGGGCGTGGTAATGCGGATATTGATCCCTCAGTCAAACTCCAAAGCCTATAACCTCTCCTGACCAAGCTTCTCATTGTTGTGGATCCATCCATCAGCCCGTCCCCAACCGATTCAATCCATCACCATGTCTAATCCCTTCTACAATCCCGAAGACGAAATCGACGATGAAGAGTTCGTCAATCACTCCAAGACTGGCCATGCCGGTTACATGCTGCCCAATCACGCCAGTGCTAACTACGGTCCGCCCGCTCGCACCACGGCTACCGCACCAACCTTTGAAAGCCGTCAGCAAGCCCTGATGCAAAAGCGGCGGGAAATCGAAGAGCGAACCGTGGATTCGAGTCATCGCTCATTGGGACTCTTGTACGAATCCGAAAAGGTGGGCCAAGCCACGGCGGAAGAGTTGTCCCGACAGAAGGAGCAACTTCAGGCCACGGAATCCCGATTGGACGATATCAACTCCACACTCAATCGGAGTGAACGTCATCTCCAAGGGATCAAGAGTATCTTTGGTGGGATTCGGAACTATTTCTCGGGTCGTGGAGCCCCTCCACCCGCCGGGGCGGGGGGTAGCTCTGGTAGTGCGAGTACGGGCAATTTGTCAGCCATGGGTCAAATTGGGGGTGGGGCCAAAGCCGTGGGCTTAAGTACCACAGATAGTGACAGTCGGTTGGATAGCATGCGGCAATCCAATCACCCCGGGCTTCGCAATAATCGGGGTTTGACCGAGGATAGTCGCATGGCTGGGAGTGGCGTGGACGAGATCTTGGATCGAAATCTGGACGAAATGTCCATGGGCTTGTCTCGACTCAAGGGTTTGGCCCAGAATCTGAACACGGAACTGGAAGATCATAATGATATTCTGGATCGATTGGATCACAAAACGAGCAGCACGCAATGGCGGGTCGAGAAACAGAACAAAGATATGAGTAAATTGCTCAAGAAGTGAGGACCTCGCCCTCGTCATGACTTCTTTACTGCTATCATCAATACAAGACTCGCCACCCATCTAGATGATGATCGGTGGTCACTGATCCATGACTCTAGTGCTAGCAGACTTAGGCCCAATATTCTGTTCTTTTACACTTAAATGATGAACCTGTTCATAATTAATTGCTAGTTGCATTTcaataaaaagtaaaacaatAACCAACTCTGCATGAACATTACAAAAGAATAACAACAGGTGTCCAGCATAGATCACAGGTGTATAAATGGGGCATCGGCAATTCGAGTGGGTCCACCTCCTCAATTGTCCTAACCCTGGACTAGTCAATCGTGTTCTTGGTTAAACTCTTCTTCGGATTCCGACATCATCAACGGCGAGCCTTGCATGTCTTGCATCCACTTGTTGGTCAGTTGAGTCACGTGTCCTCTCCCTTCCTTGATCTCTCTCTGGGTAAATCtagaataaaaaaatccaCATTAGTAAAACATATAAGTCTAACTCAAACCATTCCTATTGACATACCGCCGGATGAGAAAAGGCCGAATGTATTTCACATCGTAATAGAGAAAGCCTTGAACGCGGCGACTACCCAAGTTGAATACCGATGCTGTCTCAACCTCTTCCTCAGTGAGTTCTGACAAGTGCTCGGAATCAATGGTGGCTCCCATTTCTTTGGTTTTAGATAAAGTGATCTCCTTCTTTCGACCACGCCGATTTCGCCGAGGTTGTTTCGTTTCCAAGAACTTGAGCAAGGGCATTGTGCTTCCCCCTAAACCAATAGTCGTGAAAAGCACCACTACAAGGGTTGTCGTCACCAGAACTTTGCGAACTTCATCACTGAACTCTAAATGGAGACATAGAGCGTACGCAATGGCACCTCGAAGACCCGAGAACCACATAATGAGCATCATTTtctgtttgaagaaaaatgctcaGATCATTGAATGGGTCTTTGTAACCTTGACATTATGGTacctttgaaatttgatgcacTCGAAATTTGTTGCACAAAGCGGCTAAAGggaaaatgttcaatgcaCGACCTAAGAGAATAAAAATGATGCTCCAAATGATGAGGGCGGGTTCCAGTCGCAATGGGAAGCTAAAGATGGCCAATCCCAAGTATGCAAACACGCAGGACTCGCAGATGAAGGACGTGGTTCGCATTGTTTGTTGCATCGTGATTTGAGTGACTAGAGAACGAAACAGGCGTTAATGGGCCCATTGACCTTTAAAACAAGTGTTCTCTCACCGGGGGACAAGTTGAAATGGGTGTATTGACTCATTACGATGCCACTGAATAGAATGGACATGATACCCGACAGATGAATGCCCTCGGCCAACGCGTAGGGCAGATACACAAAGCACAACATCAAGGCAAATTCCAAGGACGGGTTGGTGTACAGGTCCACGTGCTTTAAAGTTAAGGCACTAATCAAGGCCACTAAAGTTCCAATCCCTGCCGAGAAAAACAAGAACTGCCGTAACCTTAAAGAGCACACAACAATGTCTCATCATGCTACCTACCGGCTGATCCCAAGAAAATGACGAAAAATCGAGTGCACCCATGCCAAACTTGACCCATGGTTCCGTAAGCAGCCATTTCCGGTAAATCCGATTCAAGAACGGTGGTTGTGAGTACA contains the following coding sequences:
- the LOC131888225 gene encoding synaptosomal-associated protein 29-like; this encodes MSNPFYNPEDEIDDEEFVNHSKTGHAGYMLPNHASANYGPPARTTATAPTFESRQQALMQKRREIEERTVDSSHRSLGLLYESEKVGQATAEELSRQKEQLQATESRLDDINSTLNRSERHLQGIKSIFGGIRNYFSGRGAPPPAGAGGSSGSASTGNLSAMGQIGGGAKAVGLSTTDSDSRLDSMRQSNHPGLRNNRGLTEDSRMAGSGVDEILDRNLDEMSMGLSRLKGLAQNLNTELEDHNDILDRLDHKTSSTQWRVEKQNKDMSKLLKK
- the LOC131888224 gene encoding sodium/hydrogen exchanger 8-like, with amino-acid sequence MPLKSKTRPVRRTRVSPIRQTPLEGVPEMGLALCRRASWFWAGLGVILFLALSTPYKWVQADNHDLEGQILDKNLKELFQLGNGLMPGRNTNQSPTATLKAGSSEALTNKKSPLDDADESKEENNLLDDGDSDDTMTEEEKHAANETNAAENAAFLPEEGSAEKEHSNSLAIFFVLSVMILCIFLIHLILQIKCHYLPESVAIVFLGASIGLFMRLLPTEDVKSVESFSPTMFFLVLLPPIIFESGYNLHKGNFFTNIGSILLFAIPGTIISALIVGGGIFLLGLAEVVYPLNFVQSFAFGSLISAVDPVATVAIFQALDVDPVLNMLVFGDSILNDAVAIVLTTTVLESDLPEMAAYGTMGQVWHGCTRFFVIFLGSAGIGTLVALISALTLKHVDLYTNPSLEFALMLCFVYLPYALAEGIHLSGIMSILFSGIVMSQYTHFNLSPVTQITMQQTMRTTSFICESCVFAYLGLAIFSFPLRLEPALIIWSIIFILLGRALNIFPLAALCNKFRVHQISKKMMLIMWFSGLRGAIAYALCLHLEFSDEVRKVLVTTTLVVVLFTTIGLGGSTMPLLKFLETKQPRRNRRGRKKEITLSKTKEMGATIDSEHLSELTEEEVETASVFNLGSRRVQGFLYYDVKYIRPFLIRRFTQREIKEGRGHVTQLTNKWMQDMQGSPLMMSESEEEFNQEHD
- the LOC131888702 gene encoding proteasome maturation protein-like, with the translated sequence MDSTQINYGLKDPMTFGLQRNKDQRQKGHPLEESERLYHANLEKNQMAELRSLQGLHAPLRLQMEKAAVSKVGHLPCITNRSNLLADVLSGRDETITFDDLYGQPEHFEGMTTAHNAIERHLGHL